From Marinobacterium sp. LSUCC0821, a single genomic window includes:
- a CDS encoding lipoprotein-releasing ABC transporter permease subunit has translation MFTPLSLFVGWRYTRANRSNHFISFISLVSTLGLMLGVAALIVVLSVMNGFDRELKERILGMVPQASINGYDGSLSNWQPIREQLLVAKGVEGVAPFVQAQGMLTASGRVQPVLVTGIDAALEATVSIAANQMKQGDLNSLKAGEYNIVLGELLARFLGANLGDKVNLVLPEASVSVAGIVPRMKRFTVTGIFSVGAELDANLAYVDIADAARLKRIPTGEIEGLRLKFANLFDAPNTVVSLARQLDARVYTSDWTRTHGNLFQAIQLEKRMIGLLLFLIVFVAAFNIVSTLVMVVTDKQSDIAILRTLGATPGRILRIFMIQGSLIGFIGTLLGALLGVLLALTVSDLVAWIESVFGIQFLSADVYFISYLPSELQMGDLLLIIAVSLGISLLATLYPAWRAARVEPAEALRYE, from the coding sequence GTGTTCACCCCGTTATCACTCTTCGTGGGCTGGCGTTATACGCGTGCAAATCGATCAAATCATTTTATTTCGTTCATATCCCTCGTCTCTACGCTCGGCTTAATGCTAGGCGTTGCTGCACTTATCGTTGTGCTCAGTGTCATGAACGGCTTCGACCGTGAACTAAAAGAGCGCATCTTGGGGATGGTGCCTCAGGCTTCGATTAACGGCTATGACGGTTCTTTGAGTAATTGGCAGCCGATCCGCGAGCAACTGCTAGTAGCCAAAGGTGTTGAAGGGGTAGCCCCATTTGTTCAAGCGCAGGGGATGTTAACCGCATCGGGACGCGTTCAACCCGTTTTGGTAACGGGTATTGACGCTGCACTGGAGGCGACTGTCTCTATTGCTGCCAATCAGATGAAGCAAGGCGACCTCAATTCACTGAAAGCGGGTGAGTACAATATAGTCTTGGGTGAACTATTAGCGCGTTTCTTGGGAGCTAACTTAGGCGATAAGGTGAATCTAGTACTACCTGAAGCCTCAGTGAGTGTTGCGGGCATTGTACCGCGTATGAAGCGCTTTACTGTGACAGGTATCTTCTCGGTAGGCGCTGAACTCGACGCTAACCTTGCCTATGTCGATATTGCAGATGCCGCGCGTTTAAAACGAATTCCAACGGGTGAAATTGAGGGGCTGCGTCTCAAGTTCGCTAATCTTTTTGATGCACCGAACACGGTTGTATCTCTAGCTCGTCAGCTCGATGCTAGAGTCTATACATCAGACTGGACTCGGACTCATGGCAACCTTTTCCAAGCGATTCAGTTAGAGAAGCGAATGATAGGCTTGCTGCTTTTCCTCATCGTTTTTGTAGCAGCGTTTAATATTGTATCTACGCTTGTGATGGTGGTGACCGACAAGCAGTCTGATATCGCAATTTTACGCACGCTGGGCGCAACACCGGGACGTATTCTTCGAATCTTCATGATTCAGGGCTCACTAATCGGATTCATTGGTACTCTGCTAGGTGCACTGTTAGGTGTCCTGCTTGCCCTGACAGTTTCAGACCTGGTCGCTTGGATTGAGAGCGTCTTTGGGATTCAATTCCTCTCGGCTGATGTCTACTTCATCAGTTACTTACCATCAGAACTACAAATGGGTGATCTGCTATTAATTATTGCGGTAAGTCTTGGGATTAGTCTGTTGGCAACACTCTACCCAGCTTGGCGTGCTGCTCGAGTTGAACCTGCGGAGGCCCTTCGTTATGAGTAA
- a CDS encoding ABC transporter ATP-binding protein: protein MSNSVLQAINLGRSFNEAGQTLSILENLNLDVKAGERVAIIGSSGSGKSTLLNLLAGLDTPSSGEVLIGGQSIALMNEQQRAALRNRHLGFVFQFHHLLPEFSALENVAMPMLLGGVSVDDASSRAHTLLEQVGLASRASHRPAKLSGGERQRVAIARALANQPDCVLMDEPTGNLDPNTAREVEQHLAMLNQHQGVAQIIVTHDHTLAAKMDRVLTLVGGQLS, encoded by the coding sequence ATGAGTAACAGTGTATTGCAGGCGATAAATCTGGGCCGCAGCTTCAACGAAGCGGGGCAGACGCTATCTATTCTTGAAAACCTAAATCTTGATGTAAAAGCGGGAGAGCGTGTCGCAATCATCGGCTCCTCTGGGAGTGGTAAAAGTACACTGCTTAACCTACTAGCGGGCCTAGATACCCCAAGCAGTGGCGAAGTGCTAATTGGCGGCCAGTCGATTGCATTGATGAATGAGCAGCAGCGTGCGGCACTTCGTAATCGCCATTTAGGTTTCGTATTCCAGTTTCACCATCTGTTGCCTGAGTTCTCTGCATTGGAGAACGTCGCGATGCCGATGTTGTTAGGTGGAGTCTCAGTGGATGATGCATCATCGCGAGCACACACACTGTTGGAACAGGTTGGCTTAGCATCTAGAGCGTCACATCGTCCTGCTAAGTTGAGCGGTGGTGAGCGACAGCGTGTTGCAATTGCGCGTGCACTGGCTAATCAGCCCGATTGTGTATTGATGGATGAGCCAACCGGTAATCTCGATCCCAATACAGCTCGTGAGGTGGAGCAGCATTTAGCGATGCTAAATCAACATCAGGGCGTTGCTCAGATTATTGTAACCCACGATCACACACTGGCAGCCAAAATGGATAGAGTATTAACCCTAGTAGGTGGACAGCTAAGCTAA
- a CDS encoding DUF2062 domain-containing protein, giving the protein MPRKLLKRYMPNPEVLKSHKHLSWLGSHLHNSDLWHLTRKSASKAFLVGIFCAFLPIPGQMIVAAVLAILIGSNLPISVGLVWLTNPITMPPIFYATYKLGAWILGTPPVEMHWELAAIQSEIATIWWPLLFGSVLCGVVLAGISYVVINRVWVWHVRRRWAKRVLRIRQNKTS; this is encoded by the coding sequence ATGCCGCGTAAATTACTCAAACGCTATATGCCTAACCCAGAAGTTCTCAAGAGCCACAAGCACTTGAGCTGGCTAGGCTCGCATCTACACAACTCAGACCTCTGGCACCTAACCCGAAAGTCAGCCTCTAAAGCCTTTCTTGTGGGTATTTTTTGTGCATTCCTGCCTATCCCAGGACAGATGATAGTTGCCGCTGTGTTGGCAATATTAATCGGTTCTAACCTTCCCATCTCTGTGGGCTTAGTTTGGTTAACCAACCCAATAACAATGCCGCCTATTTTCTATGCAACCTATAAATTGGGGGCTTGGATTCTCGGAACGCCACCGGTTGAGATGCATTGGGAGCTCGCTGCAATTCAATCTGAAATTGCAACGATCTGGTGGCCACTGTTGTTTGGCTCAGTTCTGTGCGGGGTTGTACTCGCTGGCATCAGCTACGTAGTGATTAACCGCGTATGGGTATGGCATGTTCGCCGCCGCTGGGCGAAACGCGTACTGCGTATCCGCCAAAACAAAACTAGCTAG
- a CDS encoding TIGR02281 family clan AA aspartic protease, whose translation MARLSSHMTWILLLVMLTYGFNSYLEGKRNPNGALVTLEEGTGSVSLLADRRGQYHAPGRINGVSVGLILDTGATYVSLPEALADQLNLPIEGKGFAQTANGTIAVKMTTLESVQIGGIKMERVPAMISAGLEGDVLLGMSFLKHLELVQSDGKLELRVP comes from the coding sequence ATGGCCCGCCTCTCGTCACACATGACCTGGATACTGTTGCTGGTCATGCTGACCTACGGTTTCAATAGCTACCTTGAGGGTAAGCGAAATCCAAATGGGGCACTGGTTACCTTAGAGGAGGGGACCGGCTCAGTCTCTTTGCTTGCAGATCGTCGTGGCCAGTATCACGCGCCAGGTCGTATTAATGGCGTCTCAGTAGGCTTAATTCTTGATACCGGCGCCACCTACGTTTCACTTCCAGAAGCGCTTGCCGATCAGCTTAACCTTCCCATAGAGGGTAAGGGATTTGCCCAAACAGCCAACGGCACCATCGCAGTCAAAATGACCACGCTTGAAAGTGTGCAGATCGGAGGTATTAAGATGGAGCGAGTACCCGCCATGATTAGCGCAGGCCTTGAAGGGGATGTACTACTTGGAATGAGCTTTCTTAAACATCTAGAACTTGTACAAAGCGACGGCAAATTGGAGCTTCGCGTCCCTTAG